The genomic region AAGCACGAACTGGTAAATGGTGATCTGAGATAGGGGCTGGAAGTCCTTGTCAGGATCATAGCCCAGCTTGCTATAAACCGCTGGGTTTACGACAAAGAGGGCGGGGTTCACCACAAGCATGGAGCTTCCATCAGCAGGAAGCCCCTTGGCGTACTCGGTGCCCACCCGTCCTCCGGCCCCGGGCTTGTTCTCCACAATCACTGGTCTGCCCAAAGAAGTCTTGAGCTTCTCGGCCAGGATCCTGGCCACCACATCCGAGCCTCCTCCAGCTGGATAAGGCACCACGATCTTGATGGTATCCCCGGAACCCTGGGCCCAGGAGCCAGAGGCTGGTACAAAAGCGAGGGCCCCGGCCATAAACCCAATGCTCCAAAAAAGTAATTTTCTTGAGAGCTTCTTCATGATCCTCACCTCCAGCTGGTTTTGTGAGCCTGGTCTTGCAGAAGGCGCAAAAGTAACTCTTGCACCCAGAGGATGGTAGACACGGCCTGTTCGGGTGTCAAGCAAAAGGCTTGTGCACTTGGGGGAAAACAGTTTGGCTGAAGGTGAACCTGAAAAAAATTTCTTGTGGTGCTCTTGACCTGTTTTATGAGCCTTTTAATCTGGTAATCAAAAGGGTTTCTAAAGAGTCCCTGCTCCTAGGCAGGGCAAAGCATTAAAAGGGGGTGGTGGACATGGCAGCCGATAGAAAGAGGGTGGTTGTACCCATGGTCAACATCATGCACGACGAAGACGACAGCGGATTTCGCATCGAGGTGGACCTGGCAGGGGCATCCAAAGACAGCGTGGAGCTGGACATGGGCACTGCCGGATTTTGTGTCAGGGCCGAAGCAGACTCCTTAAGGTATGAAAGTTGTTTCATGTTGGCCCATGAGGTGAAGCCCCAAGAGGCCAAGGCCAAGTTTGAATCAGGGCTTTTGACAGTGACGGTGCCCTTCAGGGAAACCATCCATGGTCACAAGGTAACCATCGAATGAGTTTCTTTGCCATTCTTGAAGAGGGGCCCTAGCTGACAAGGGCCCCGTTTCTTCTCTTCCCTGCATCTTAGTGCAAAGCAAAGCCCAGCGCCTGGAAGATACCCCTGGCTCAGCCGTTATCTTGTTCCTGCAGGGGGCCGGATTTCTTATGCCATTGGTACTTGGAGTGGCCCGAGCGTGGTATACTTGCCTCACCAAGGAGGTATGCCATGCTGGCCAGGATCGATCCCACCAGCACCCAGAGCTGGAGCAGGTTGAAGCAGCACTTCCAAGAGGTCAAGGATCTCCACATGAGGGATCTTTTTCTGAAAGATCCAGAGAGATTCCAGAGGTTCTCCCTCTGGTTGGGAGATGAGATCCTGGTGGATTTCTCCAAGAACAGGTTGACCCAAAGGACTCTGGAGCTTCTGATGGATCTGGCCAGGGAGTGCAGATTGGAGATGGCCATAAGAAGCATGTTTTCTGCAGAGACCATCAATGAGACAGAGGGCAGGGCCGTGCTCCATGTGGCCCTCAGGAATCTCTCCGGAGAATCAGTCTTGCTGGAGGGCCGAGACGTGATGCC from bacterium harbors:
- a CDS encoding Hsp20 family protein, which produces MAADRKRVVVPMVNIMHDEDDSGFRIEVDLAGASKDSVELDMGTAGFCVRAEADSLRYESCFMLAHEVKPQEAKAKFESGLLTVTVPFRETIHGHKVTIE